From uncultured Desulfobacter sp., the proteins below share one genomic window:
- a CDS encoding NADH-quinone oxidoreductase subunit B family protein: MLKNFLKNAQIKSPWIMHFDCGSCNGCDIETLACLTPLYDVERFGIINVGNPKHADILLVTGTVNHRNKAVLKNIYEQMPEPKAVVAIGACGLSGGIFHDGYNVIGGVDKIIPVDVYVPGCPAKPEAIIDGVVKALEKFKQKQAGEPESADA; the protein is encoded by the coding sequence ATGCTCAAAAATTTTTTAAAAAATGCACAAATAAAGTCACCATGGATAATGCATTTTGACTGCGGAAGCTGCAACGGCTGTGATATCGAGACCCTGGCCTGCCTGACACCGCTTTACGATGTGGAGAGGTTTGGTATCATCAATGTGGGCAACCCCAAACATGCGGATATATTGCTGGTGACCGGAACCGTAAACCACCGCAACAAGGCCGTGCTCAAAAATATTTATGAGCAGATGCCCGAACCCAAAGCCGTTGTCGCCATCGGGGCCTGCGGGCTGTCCGGCGGCATTTTCCACGATGGCTACAACGTGATCGGTGGTGTGGACAAAATCATTCCGGTGGATGTCTATGTCCCCGGGTGCCCGGCAAAACCCGAAGCGATTATCGACGGCGTGGTAAAGGCCCTGGAAAAATTTAAACAAAAACAAGCGGGCGAACCCGAATCCGCCGACGCATAA